One Qiania dongpingensis genomic window carries:
- a CDS encoding ATP-binding cassette domain-containing protein yields the protein MKLEIKGLTKAYGKKQALKGLNITLTEGVYGFLGPNGAGKSTFMNILTGNLQATSGQILYDEEDIVKLGRNFRGILGYMPQQQALYPNFSATGFLSYVAALRDMKKSRAKERIPKVLSQVGLSDVAEEKICSFSGGMKQRLLIAQAVLDEPKILVLDEPTAGLDPKQRIAIRNLISEISAGKIVIIATHVVTDVESVANRILLIREGEMLADSTREELNASLSGHVWELQVPEEQLERVVGREDYLIGNISREGKILFVRVISDKEPDDYVFMSVRPGLEDVYLYYFKE from the coding sequence ATGAAGCTTGAAATTAAGGGACTCACAAAGGCCTATGGAAAGAAGCAGGCACTTAAAGGCTTGAATATTACCCTGACTGAGGGAGTATATGGTTTTCTCGGACCCAACGGGGCGGGAAAAAGTACCTTTATGAATATTTTGACAGGGAACTTGCAGGCGACTTCCGGTCAGATTTTATACGATGAGGAGGATATCGTAAAACTGGGACGGAATTTTCGTGGGATCCTGGGTTATATGCCCCAGCAGCAGGCGCTCTATCCCAATTTTTCGGCGACAGGTTTTTTGTCTTATGTGGCGGCGCTCCGGGATATGAAAAAGAGCAGGGCGAAGGAGCGGATTCCAAAGGTACTTTCCCAGGTGGGACTTTCCGATGTAGCCGAGGAAAAAATCTGCTCTTTTTCCGGAGGTATGAAGCAGAGGCTCTTGATTGCCCAGGCGGTTTTAGATGAACCGAAAATTTTGGTTCTGGATGAGCCGACGGCAGGTTTGGATCCGAAGCAGAGAATCGCTATCAGAAATCTGATTTCGGAAATTTCAGCGGGAAAGATTGTCATTATCGCTACCCATGTGGTGACAGATGTGGAATCGGTGGCAAACCGGATACTCCTCATCAGAGAAGGGGAGATGCTGGCGGATTCCACAAGAGAGGAGCTTAATGCTTCTCTTTCAGGTCATGTCTGGGAGCTTCAGGTGCCGGAAGAACAACTGGAAAGAGTCGTTGGAAGAGAGGATTATTTAATTGGAAATATTTCCAGAGAGGGAAAAATTCTTTTCGTGCGGGTGATTTCGGATAAAGAGCCGGATGATTATGTTTTTATGTCTGTTAGGCCGGGTCTCGAGGATGTGTATCTTTACTATTTTAAAGAATAG
- a CDS encoding efflux RND transporter periplasmic adaptor subunit — translation MKNKKKWVIFGIVLLFLGAAGIGIYLGTPSIPKENKKQEAPVQSVASITGYIEEMTARSRFLGVLAPKNKVEVYLDEGRESNGLLVEAGAQVEQGTALASYDNSLLALDREQAVLDMEQEELTIDSLESQVRILQNDRKQAHDSEKGSYDLQILDLNTQIEQARYNLGLKEKEILRLDAKLEVTQVVSPCTGIVTEIGADERSLTIVSEGAYELTFYVGEGELKDFQTGMTVAAEDRDGAASCQGVINRIEAGAPEGNEAKAEGMKETSYPVHAVIENAEGFFPGQHVYAELIKPGESLGTSGGTAILLPESYIIGGEGKPYVWAVDKEGKLEKRKVTLGAYNDRHSAYEIKEGLSYTDYLAWPMDSLREGQKAAFGE, via the coding sequence ATGAAGAACAAGAAAAAATGGGTGATATTCGGTATCGTACTCTTGTTTTTAGGAGCGGCGGGGATTGGTATTTATCTGGGTACGCCGTCCATACCGAAGGAGAATAAGAAACAGGAAGCGCCGGTGCAGTCTGTGGCTTCCATCACAGGGTATATCGAGGAAATGACGGCGAGGAGCCGCTTTTTGGGCGTCCTAGCACCGAAGAATAAAGTGGAAGTATATCTGGACGAGGGCAGGGAATCAAACGGGCTGCTGGTAGAAGCGGGAGCGCAGGTTGAGCAGGGGACAGCTCTTGCGTCTTATGATAATTCCTTATTGGCTCTTGACAGGGAGCAGGCAGTTCTGGATATGGAGCAGGAAGAACTTACCATTGACAGCTTGGAAAGCCAGGTAAGGATACTTCAAAATGACAGAAAACAGGCGCATGATTCAGAGAAAGGAAGCTATGATCTGCAGATTTTAGACTTGAATACGCAGATTGAGCAGGCAAGATACAATCTGGGACTTAAAGAAAAAGAAATCTTAAGGCTTGATGCGAAGCTGGAAGTGACCCAGGTGGTTTCTCCCTGCACAGGGATTGTCACCGAGATAGGGGCAGACGAACGAAGTCTGACCATTGTATCAGAAGGCGCCTATGAATTGACGTTTTATGTCGGTGAGGGAGAGCTTAAGGACTTTCAGACAGGTATGACAGTGGCGGCGGAAGACCGGGACGGGGCGGCATCATGCCAGGGAGTGATAAACAGGATAGAGGCAGGTGCGCCGGAAGGAAATGAAGCGAAGGCGGAAGGCATGAAAGAAACTTCTTATCCCGTTCATGCGGTGATTGAGAATGCGGAAGGATTCTTTCCAGGACAACATGTCTATGCAGAACTGATAAAGCCGGGAGAGTCCTTGGGGACCTCCGGAGGAACAGCTATCCTTCTGCCAGAGAGCTATATTATAGGCGGAGAGGGAAAACCCTATGTGTGGGCCGTAGATAAAGAAGGAAAGTTGGAAAAGCGGAAAGTGACTTTGGGAGCTTATAACGACAGGCACAGCGCTTATGAGATAAAAGAGGGATTATCCTACACGGATTATCTTGCATGGCCTATGGATTCTTTGAGGGAAGGACAGAAGGCGGCCTTTGGAGAGTAA
- the tsaD gene encoding tRNA (adenosine(37)-N6)-threonylcarbamoyltransferase complex transferase subunit TsaD: MDDKMAAEKKEQDVYILAIESSCDETAAAVVKNGREVLSNVISSQIALHTLFGGVVPEIASRKHIEKINQVIQEALDEAGMTLDEMTAVGVTYGPGLVGALLVGVSAAKAIAYAKKLPLIGVHHIEGHVSANFIENKDLKPPFLCLIVSGGHTHLVKMKDYGEFEIIGRTRDDAAGEAFDKVARAIGLGYPGGPKIDKAAKEGNPHAMEFPRAKIEGAPYDFSFSGLKSAVLNYLNHEKMRGEKVSQSDLAASFQNAVVESLVSRTVLAAREFGIRDVVIAGGVASNSALRAAMKEACEKEGFRFYHPSPALCTDNAAMIGAAAYYEYQKGTRSGWDLNAVPNLKLGER; this comes from the coding sequence ATGGATGATAAAATGGCAGCAGAAAAAAAGGAACAGGATGTATATATTTTAGCCATCGAGAGCTCATGCGACGAAACAGCGGCGGCGGTGGTCAAGAACGGTAGGGAGGTTTTGTCCAATGTGATATCGTCACAGATCGCACTCCATACGCTGTTCGGGGGCGTAGTGCCGGAGATCGCTTCCAGGAAGCATATTGAAAAGATCAATCAGGTGATCCAGGAAGCCTTGGATGAAGCGGGTATGACTCTGGATGAAATGACCGCTGTGGGAGTCACCTATGGCCCCGGCCTGGTGGGCGCTCTGCTGGTGGGCGTATCCGCGGCAAAAGCAATCGCGTATGCGAAGAAGCTGCCGCTTATCGGCGTACATCATATAGAGGGCCATGTCAGCGCCAACTTTATTGAGAACAAAGACCTGAAGCCGCCTTTTTTGTGCCTGATCGTCTCCGGCGGCCATACGCATCTGGTGAAGATGAAGGACTACGGAGAATTTGAGATCATCGGAAGGACCAGGGACGATGCCGCGGGAGAAGCCTTTGACAAGGTGGCGCGGGCAATCGGGCTCGGGTATCCGGGAGGACCGAAGATAGACAAGGCCGCAAAGGAGGGAAATCCCCACGCGATGGAGTTTCCGCGGGCGAAAATAGAGGGAGCGCCTTATGATTTCAGCTTCAGCGGTTTGAAGTCGGCGGTGCTCAATTACCTGAACCACGAAAAGATGCGGGGAGAAAAGGTCAGCCAAAGCGACTTGGCCGCTTCCTTTCAGAATGCGGTGGTGGAATCTTTGGTTAGCCGCACAGTCCTGGCGGCCAGAGAGTTTGGGATTCGGGATGTGGTCATTGCCGGCGGCGTAGCCTCGAATTCGGCTCTCCGGGCAGCTATGAAAGAGGCCTGTGAGAAGGAAGGATTTCGTTTCTATCACCCGTCACCCGCCCTTTGCACCGACAATGCGGCGATGATCGGCGCAGCGGCTTACTATGAGTATCAAAAAGGGACGAGAAGCGGATGGGATCTGAACGCGGTCCCCAATCTGAAGCTGGGAGAGCGATAA
- a CDS encoding ABC transporter substrate-binding protein — MKRYIWIVVLVISVLNICGCGLDKPKEKDTLPLETSSLESFEKDSKTEEQSSEKFDMEQDIEPGTLTWAVFDMGTDLEIYEDSLNELLRNKGIENKIKFVDIKVPFEEDYEAYVQTYIDAVQTGGYDIVTCPGVLNCYDVYAIMAQKGMLEPLDIEPDQTENGTELQRAYPAVVWKSLRYEGEIYGVLTPYTNFKYYAVFNQKYAQEFGLDVERVSFSDMENLMEKVIDSGIKKENPAFVISTMWPYFLSASYENTICELLAVSVGDGAPVVENILKNEEFLDHMELLNRWGEKGMICYDNYWEALGAGEFFVTGIYSYSAESAEMYCRNAYEMDESIQLLAVELPEFNQSFSGKGNKACVLEGSKNKEEAIHILSLIYSEKDFSDALAGSAFGNPFLTSPGEGESESINKELWDTVETIHPSELNGFFFDMTEIGMTVSEVNTLIQDDYMWKFSGNSEDWKAELKKIEETLERMGIQEVVDNMNQQLNTKN, encoded by the coding sequence ATGAAAAGATATATATGGATAGTGGTTCTTGTAATATCGGTATTAAACATTTGCGGATGCGGATTGGATAAACCAAAAGAAAAGGACACTCTGCCTTTAGAAACAAGCAGCTTAGAAAGTTTTGAAAAAGACAGTAAGACAGAAGAACAGAGTTCAGAGAAATTTGATATGGAGCAGGACATAGAGCCGGGAACGCTGACATGGGCAGTTTTTGATATGGGAACAGATTTGGAGATTTATGAGGATAGTCTGAATGAGCTGCTGCGAAATAAAGGAATAGAAAATAAAATAAAATTTGTGGATATTAAGGTTCCTTTTGAGGAGGACTATGAGGCTTATGTACAGACCTATATCGATGCGGTTCAAACCGGCGGTTATGATATTGTTACATGTCCGGGAGTTTTGAATTGCTATGATGTATATGCGATTATGGCGCAAAAGGGTATGCTGGAACCATTGGATATTGAACCAGATCAGACAGAAAATGGCACAGAGCTGCAAAGGGCATATCCTGCAGTCGTATGGAAATCACTCCGGTATGAAGGAGAAATATATGGTGTTTTAACGCCATATACCAATTTTAAGTATTACGCAGTGTTTAATCAGAAATATGCGCAGGAATTTGGGCTCGATGTAGAACGGGTGTCATTTTCCGATATGGAAAATCTTATGGAAAAGGTAATAGACAGTGGAATAAAGAAGGAAAATCCGGCATTTGTAATATCTACAATGTGGCCGTATTTTTTAAGCGCCTCTTATGAAAATACAATTTGCGAGCTGCTTGCTGTGTCTGTGGGAGATGGTGCTCCCGTTGTGGAAAATATTCTAAAAAATGAGGAGTTTTTAGATCACATGGAACTTTTAAACCGATGGGGTGAAAAAGGTATGATCTGCTATGACAATTACTGGGAAGCCTTGGGAGCAGGAGAATTTTTTGTCACTGGTATATATTCGTACAGTGCGGAGAGTGCGGAAATGTATTGCAGAAACGCGTATGAGATGGACGAAAGTATACAGCTTCTAGCGGTTGAACTTCCAGAATTTAACCAGTCATTTTCGGGTAAAGGGAATAAAGCTTGTGTACTGGAAGGAAGTAAGAATAAGGAAGAAGCTATCCATATTTTGAGTTTGATCTATTCTGAAAAGGACTTTTCGGATGCTCTGGCGGGTTCTGCTTTTGGGAATCCGTTCCTGACTTCGCCGGGAGAAGGTGAATCGGAATCTATAAATAAAGAATTGTGGGATACGGTAGAGACAATACATCCATCTGAACTGAATGGATTTTTCTTTGATATGACGGAGATTGGGATGACGGTCAGCGAAGTAAATACGTTGATACAAGATGATTACATGTGGAAGTTTTCCGGAAACAGCGAAGATTGGAAAGCTGAATTAAAAAAAATAGAGGAAACGTTAGAGAGAATGGGAATACAGGAGGTGGTCGATAACATGAATCAGCAGCTGAATACGAAAAATTAG
- a CDS encoding M56 family metallopeptidase gives MNLISVFLMIFMTTLTGTIVFGGWKILSSRLDRREQFRGIRACLLAVIVFYVVPVAFFYMAFRTNLFYGSMNTPFSQQTPFLRTAFRVMAVIWLLGAVWKVIKYVQCESAVRGIIRHSMRAEKKIQDAADAVCSDMRLSRKVPVYMTVSQKTPLIVGFWHKKILLPQKQYDDDELHAILEHELWHYRQGDLLLKKACSWIVRIQWFNPLTRYLQKEVDKWGDICCDKYVCFEGSGGWDIKQYFDIVARNSGKMELELLSGMSLQKTLESLKGRVNRMMKYNPKKELKKAGILLLVAGFAMASAVTSLAAGQGIAALYDTAYEATKVIIEEDLQPQLTGLEEVEWLPDESKSIIEMPDDLLTRANNSYTWDIPAGKSQLTGQFYASNGSKVVVTVSPDPANAKVGVGLSQPNGYWRGVSGTGAYSHTFTVNQNGYHRVYVENLAGKDITVGLFVVR, from the coding sequence ATGAATTTGATTAGTGTATTTCTGATGATATTCATGACTACATTGACTGGTACGATTGTATTTGGCGGATGGAAGATTCTCAGCAGCAGATTGGACAGGAGAGAACAATTTAGGGGAATTAGGGCCTGTCTGCTGGCTGTGATTGTTTTTTATGTTGTTCCGGTAGCGTTTTTTTATATGGCGTTCCGGACCAATCTGTTTTATGGGTCTATGAATACGCCGTTTTCACAGCAGACTCCGTTTTTGAGAACTGCATTCAGAGTTATGGCTGTTATCTGGTTATTGGGCGCTGTTTGGAAAGTTATAAAATATGTACAGTGTGAATCCGCAGTCAGAGGTATTATCCGGCACAGCATGCGGGCAGAAAAGAAAATACAGGATGCTGCGGACGCTGTGTGCAGTGATATGAGGTTATCAAGAAAAGTTCCTGTATATATGACGGTGAGCCAGAAAACACCGCTGATCGTTGGTTTTTGGCATAAGAAAATCTTATTGCCCCAAAAACAATATGATGACGATGAGCTGCATGCAATCCTGGAGCATGAGCTTTGGCATTACAGGCAAGGAGATTTACTGTTAAAAAAGGCGTGCAGCTGGATAGTCAGGATTCAGTGGTTTAACCCGCTCACACGGTATCTTCAAAAGGAGGTCGATAAATGGGGCGATATATGCTGTGATAAATATGTATGTTTTGAAGGGAGCGGCGGATGGGATATTAAACAGTATTTTGATATTGTAGCTCGTAATTCCGGTAAAATGGAATTGGAATTACTGTCTGGTATGAGCTTGCAGAAAACGTTAGAATCATTGAAAGGGAGGGTGAACAGGATGATGAAGTATAATCCAAAAAAAGAGTTGAAAAAAGCAGGGATATTGCTGTTGGTGGCGGGCTTTGCTATGGCCTCAGCGGTTACCTCTCTGGCAGCGGGGCAGGGAATAGCGGCATTATATGATACAGCATATGAAGCTACTAAGGTGATCATTGAAGAAGATTTGCAGCCGCAGTTAACAGGTCTGGAAGAGGTGGAATGGCTCCCTGATGAAAGCAAAAGTATAATAGAAATGCCGGATGATCTTTTGACGAGAGCGAATAACAGTTATACATGGGATATACCTGCCGGAAAATCCCAGCTGACAGGGCAGTTCTACGCTTCCAATGGAAGTAAGGTAGTTGTAACAGTATCACCGGACCCGGCAAATGCCAAGGTTGGAGTCGGTTTGAGTCAGCCCAATGGATATTGGAGAGGCGTATCCGGAACGGGAGCGTATTCTCACACATTCACTGTGAACCAAAACGGCTACCATCGCGTGTATGTAGAAAATCTTGCCGGTAAAGATATTACAGTTGGATTGTTTGTTGTAAGATAG
- a CDS encoding efflux RND transporter periplasmic adaptor subunit: MEKKQKLAVLLAFIAIIVMATGLLTGMSIRRIMGTGEEAVPVYSVEGLRKKEWSLSVSVPVTIEAGGSSAYYYDSDRPVEVIYVEKGQEVEAGTPLFKYDSSAPEGELQGAELSLENEKFYLEELGGYLEELKQMKPVSDGLGRGEGDVHYASEKGHSPMAGGLLYIGKAEKSLENQINQERKTESEGSTEPGDHESEGGETTDTFFPEGTVLYDKIDKDSIPFQGDGTIDTPYCYCLKKGGEVSSEVLVLLMRIQGCGRFYIMESEDLMKEPLFIWNFDGKAYEDQVQKETESEDESSLAGTEESSSLKAEESTGSSEGTDEQSRPDFEGEFDEGMLEEALGNLDSAVQGFTKEELAQMVRERSMEYEKLELAIRKKEKQILNLKETIEECTVIAKGDGTVQEVLGIEEAVLYGQPMLIIKEDSGYHLEGQLNEILAAKLKEGDKISLPATADGKEISVSAEILSIDKEPEEEITIVGNPNLSYYRFTANLENTGKVKAEELSEALVPMGEKGEGAIVLPSSLIAYENGTSYVYAMDQEGRLKKRSVETGRSILGTDVEVLSGISLGDYLAEPKADGVEEGKKAKVVYGEEMEIGTKESAE, from the coding sequence ATGGAGAAGAAACAAAAACTGGCTGTCTTACTGGCGTTTATTGCGATAATCGTTATGGCCACAGGCCTTTTGACGGGTATGTCTATCCGCAGGATCATGGGAACGGGAGAAGAAGCAGTCCCGGTATATTCAGTGGAGGGTCTTCGAAAAAAAGAATGGTCCTTATCTGTCTCTGTTCCGGTTACCATAGAGGCAGGCGGCAGCTCTGCTTATTACTATGACAGTGATCGTCCTGTAGAGGTGATCTATGTAGAAAAGGGGCAGGAAGTTGAAGCCGGGACACCTCTTTTTAAATATGACTCCTCTGCTCCGGAGGGAGAGCTTCAGGGAGCAGAACTTTCTCTGGAAAATGAAAAGTTCTATCTTGAGGAGCTTGGAGGCTATCTTGAGGAGCTTAAGCAGATGAAACCAGTCTCGGACGGACTCGGACGGGGAGAAGGGGACGTCCATTATGCTTCTGAAAAAGGCCATTCCCCGATGGCCGGAGGGCTTTTGTATATTGGAAAAGCAGAAAAAAGCTTGGAGAATCAGATAAACCAGGAAAGAAAAACGGAATCTGAGGGCAGTACAGAACCCGGGGATCATGAGTCTGAAGGGGGGGAGACGACGGACACTTTTTTTCCTGAGGGGACCGTCTTATATGATAAGATAGATAAAGACAGCATTCCCTTTCAAGGTGATGGGACAATAGATACTCCATATTGCTACTGTTTGAAAAAGGGCGGGGAGGTATCATCCGAGGTCCTTGTTTTGCTGATGCGTATTCAAGGATGCGGGCGGTTTTATATTATGGAATCGGAAGACTTGATGAAGGAACCGCTTTTTATTTGGAATTTTGATGGAAAAGCATATGAAGATCAGGTGCAGAAGGAGACAGAATCTGAAGATGAAAGCAGCCTCGCAGGTACAGAGGAGAGCAGCTCTTTAAAAGCAGAGGAAAGTACCGGCAGTTCTGAAGGAACGGACGAACAATCCCGACCGGATTTTGAGGGAGAATTTGATGAGGGAATGCTGGAGGAGGCACTGGGAAATCTGGACAGTGCGGTTCAGGGATTTACAAAGGAAGAGCTGGCTCAGATGGTGAGAGAACGTTCGATGGAGTATGAGAAGCTGGAGCTTGCTATTCGAAAAAAGGAAAAGCAGATCTTAAATCTGAAGGAAACAATTGAAGAATGTACTGTGATAGCAAAAGGAGATGGTACGGTACAGGAGGTTTTAGGGATTGAAGAGGCCGTCTTATATGGGCAGCCCATGCTGATAATAAAAGAAGATTCTGGATATCACCTGGAAGGACAGCTGAATGAGATTCTTGCAGCTAAGCTAAAGGAGGGAGATAAAATCTCCTTGCCAGCTACTGCCGATGGAAAAGAAATCTCCGTTTCTGCAGAGATTCTTTCCATTGATAAAGAGCCGGAGGAAGAAATAACTATTGTTGGAAATCCCAATTTGAGCTATTATAGATTTACGGCTAATCTGGAGAACACGGGAAAAGTAAAGGCAGAGGAGCTTTCGGAGGCTCTTGTTCCCATGGGAGAAAAGGGAGAGGGAGCGATTGTCCTGCCCAGCAGTTTGATCGCTTATGAAAATGGGACGTCCTATGTCTATGCCATGGACCAGGAGGGACGGTTAAAGAAACGATCTGTTGAGACGGGCAGAAGCATTTTGGGGACTGATGTGGAGGTGCTTTCGGGAATCTCTTTGGGCGATTATCTGGCGGAGCCGAAAGCGGACGGCGTAGAAGAAGGGAAAAAAGCCAAAGTCGTCTATGGAGAAGAAATGGAGATTGGAACGAAAGAATCGGCGGAATAA
- the rimI gene encoding ribosomal protein S18-alanine N-acetyltransferase, translating into MNGILIRNLEPEDALEAAALEQRVFGTPWSEKLISESIRQAMESRRKELEAGKPLKLSFGAIGAWKGTRLAGYLFAMIVSGEGELHRIAVLPEFRRMGIAGLLMEAFLSWMKERGTGAATLEVREGNTAAVSLYEKYGFREEGRRKDYYRNPAEDARIFWLREL; encoded by the coding sequence GTGAACGGAATCCTGATAAGAAACCTGGAGCCGGAGGACGCCTTGGAAGCGGCCGCCCTGGAGCAGAGGGTTTTCGGCACACCCTGGTCGGAGAAGCTTATTTCTGAGTCGATACGGCAGGCTATGGAAAGCAGGAGGAAGGAGCTTGAGGCCGGGAAGCCTTTGAAGCTGTCCTTTGGCGCCATTGGAGCGTGGAAGGGAACACGTCTGGCGGGATATCTGTTTGCCATGATCGTGTCCGGAGAAGGAGAGCTTCACCGGATTGCCGTTTTGCCGGAATTTCGCAGAATGGGAATCGCCGGCCTTCTCATGGAAGCATTTCTGTCCTGGATGAAAGAGCGGGGGACAGGGGCTGCCACTCTGGAGGTGCGGGAAGGAAATACTGCCGCCGTTTCCCTGTATGAGAAGTACGGATTCCGGGAAGAAGGGCGGAGAAAGGACTATTATCGGAATCCTGCGGAGGATGCGAGGATCTTCTGGCTCAGAGAGCTTTAG
- a CDS encoding ribonuclease Z: protein MLDICLLGTGGMMPLPYRWLTSLMTRCGGSHLLIDCGEGTQIALKKKGWSAKPIDVICFTHYHADHISGLPGLLLTMGNAERTEPLKMVGPRGLERVVTALRTIAPELPFPIEFHELSEREQDLTVGPYSIHAFRVNHNIPCYGYSVSLKRAGKFQVEKAKALELPVRFWGVLQRGENVELDGRLYTPDMVMGEERKGIKVTYCTDTRPTPGIAEEAKTADLFICEGMYGDREKAAKARENKHMTMYEAARLARDADVPELWLTHYSPSLMWPEDYMDEVRKIFPRALAAKDGQSAELKFEEDD, encoded by the coding sequence ATGCTTGATATATGTTTATTGGGAACCGGAGGAATGATGCCGCTTCCCTACCGGTGGCTGACCTCTCTTATGACGCGGTGCGGAGGCAGTCATCTGCTCATCGACTGCGGAGAAGGGACACAGATCGCCTTGAAAAAGAAAGGATGGAGTGCGAAGCCCATCGATGTGATATGCTTTACCCATTACCACGCGGACCACATCAGCGGCCTTCCTGGCCTGCTTTTGACCATGGGAAACGCGGAACGGACGGAACCGCTTAAGATGGTCGGCCCCAGGGGGCTTGAGCGTGTCGTGACCGCTCTGAGGACCATAGCTCCGGAGCTTCCCTTTCCCATTGAATTTCATGAGCTGTCGGAACGGGAGCAGGATCTGACTGTGGGTCCGTACTCGATCCACGCGTTTCGGGTAAACCATAATATTCCCTGCTATGGATACTCCGTTTCTTTAAAGCGGGCGGGGAAATTTCAGGTGGAGAAGGCAAAGGCGCTTGAACTTCCGGTGCGTTTTTGGGGTGTTCTTCAGAGAGGTGAAAATGTGGAACTTGACGGCCGGCTTTATACGCCGGACATGGTGATGGGAGAAGAGCGGAAGGGCATCAAGGTGACCTACTGTACGGATACCCGGCCGACGCCCGGCATCGCAGAGGAGGCGAAAACAGCGGACCTGTTTATCTGCGAGGGTATGTATGGAGACCGGGAAAAAGCGGCCAAGGCGCGGGAGAATAAACATATGACCATGTATGAGGCGGCGAGGCTGGCCAGAGACGCGGATGTGCCGGAGCTTTGGCTGACCCATTACAGTCCGTCCCTGATGTGGCCGGAGGACTATATGGACGAGGTGCGGAAGATTTTCCCCAGGGCTTTGGCGGCAAAGGATGGACAGTCGGCGGAGCTTAAATTTGAAGAAGACGATTAG
- a CDS encoding BlaI/MecI/CopY family transcriptional regulator, which produces MAKARLTATELDLMRMIWEVEEDGQETSTSNIRKKYQEYLNEQVLPQTVNTYAGHLEKKGYIQILKSENGRRTHIPLVSKKDYMEEQTRYWRKFWNQSSAAYAMMALKGDEEGLSKEDLAEFRRFLDEFD; this is translated from the coding sequence TTGGCAAAAGCAAGATTGACAGCGACTGAACTGGATCTGATGAGAATGATCTGGGAGGTGGAGGAAGACGGACAGGAAACGAGTACTTCCAATATCCGAAAAAAATATCAGGAATATCTAAACGAGCAGGTACTGCCGCAGACTGTAAATACATATGCGGGACATTTAGAAAAGAAAGGTTATATTCAGATCTTAAAGTCGGAGAACGGACGCCGGACTCACATTCCTCTTGTAAGCAAAAAAGATTACATGGAAGAACAGACGAGATACTGGAGGAAGTTCTGGAATCAAAGCAGTGCTGCATATGCGATGATGGCATTAAAAGGTGACGAAGAGGGTCTTTCTAAAGAAGATTTAGCGGAATTCAGGAGATTTTTGGATGAATTTGATTAG
- a CDS encoding TolB-like translocation protein — MKMFRIFLFFSASVLILAGCGKKKKTDNAEESVWRMNSCFTKTGILYKKSDINGKIKYYDYETKEYLTLCAKANCRHDSSECMAVYLYQNIDFMGKLGDKWYYHVMKTDEDEGAFYSCDLDGGNEKKIGSFSHGNGYAIGTVNLFYGDVCVLETEDDHFDDATGEWTGTASGIYRYHFDTGEAEVLCEEKEYMRPAYSVFGKYKNKLIYTEWDGEKNLLRQMDLDTREITSPLGNVNIVTGSVQGDTLLCSAMEDEKYELVIADLETGDQENIWTKGIASDFFWDEELKLFMIYGEESVVTEDGYTRQIFELYQYMEDGTCRLMRTGDTAKCFIPYVRVEDQLIGRDSKKGELARIKAEDFIQGSGNWEILNE, encoded by the coding sequence GTGAAAATGTTCCGGATATTTTTATTTTTTAGCGCCAGTGTTCTGATCTTAGCAGGATGTGGAAAGAAGAAAAAAACAGATAATGCAGAAGAATCTGTATGGCGGATGAATTCCTGCTTTACGAAAACAGGTATTTTATATAAGAAGTCGGATATAAACGGGAAAATTAAATATTATGATTATGAGACGAAAGAGTATTTGACACTCTGCGCAAAGGCTAATTGCAGACATGATTCTTCTGAATGTATGGCGGTTTATCTTTATCAGAACATTGATTTTATGGGAAAATTGGGAGATAAATGGTATTATCATGTGATGAAAACGGATGAAGACGAGGGAGCTTTCTATTCTTGTGATTTAGACGGCGGCAATGAAAAGAAAATTGGATCGTTCTCCCATGGAAATGGTTATGCGATTGGGACGGTGAATCTGTTTTATGGTGATGTTTGTGTGCTGGAAACAGAAGACGATCATTTTGATGATGCAACGGGCGAATGGACAGGTACGGCCAGTGGGATTTATCGTTATCATTTTGATACGGGAGAGGCGGAAGTACTTTGCGAGGAAAAGGAGTATATGCGTCCAGCGTATTCTGTTTTTGGAAAATACAAAAACAAACTGATTTACACAGAATGGGATGGAGAGAAGAATTTGTTGAGACAGATGGATCTTGACACCAGGGAGATCACCTCTCCTTTAGGAAATGTAAATATCGTTACAGGATCTGTGCAGGGAGACACATTGTTATGCAGTGCTATGGAAGATGAAAAATATGAACTTGTCATTGCAGACCTGGAAACAGGGGATCAGGAAAATATTTGGACGAAGGGAATCGCCTCAGATTTTTTTTGGGACGAGGAGCTTAAATTATTTATGATTTATGGAGAGGAATCAGTGGTAACAGAGGACGGATATACCCGCCAGATCTTTGAACTGTATCAGTATATGGAAGACGGCACATGCCGGCTTATGAGAACGGGAGATACTGCAAAATGCTTCATACCGTATGTAAGGGTGGAAGATCAGCTGATTGGAAGAGATTCTAAAAAAGGAGAGCTGGCCCGAATAAAGGCAGAGGATTTCATTCAGGGATCTGGAAATTGGGAAATTTTAAATGAATAA